GTCATCCACTCGCGATCACCAATGACGCTCGATGAATTCCTGACGGCAGTGGCGGCGCTCGAGACGACGGCGCAGGCACGCGTGGGCGCCGCCGGCTCGCCGGCCGAGCTCGAGGCCGCGCGCACCGAGCTGCTGGGACGCAAGAGCGGCCGCCTAACGGAACTCATGCGCGCGCTGCCCGGCCTCTCCGCCGAGGCGCGCCGCGACGCCGGCGCCGCCGTCAACCGGCTCAAGGCCGCCCTCGAATCGGCGCTCGAAGAGCGCCGCGCCGCACTCGCCGCGGCCGCACCGGCCGCGCCCGCGCTCGACCGCAGCATGCCCGCACGCCACCAGTGGCGCGGCGCCAAGCATCCGGTCACGCTCGTCGTCGAGGAAATCATCGAGATCTTCCGCGAGCTGTCGTTCACCGTGGCCACCGGCCCGGAAGCGGAACACGACTGGTACAATTTCGGGGCGCTCAATTTTCCGCCGGAGCATCCGGCCATGGACCTGCACGACACCCTCTATCTGAGCAAGAACGCCCTGCTCCGCACGCACACGTCGCCCGTGCAGGTGCGGACGCTGCAGTCGTATCCGCCGCCCATTCGCATTCTCGCGCCGGGCAACGCCTTTCGACGCGACTTCTTCGATGCCTCGCACGCGCCGGTGTTCATGCAGATCGAAGGCATGGCGGTGGACGAAGGCGTGAGCTTCGTCGACCTCAAGGCAACGCTCACCAACTTCGCCGCGCGCTTCTTCGGCGCAACGGCAACGCGTTTCCGGCCCAGCTACTTTCCGTTCACCGAGCCGTCGGCGGAAATGGATGTGCGCTGCACCATCTGCGGCGGATCCGGGTGCGCGTCGTGCAAGGGCACGGGGTGGATGGAGATTCTGGGTTCGGGCATGATCCATCCCGCGGTGCTCGAGTCCGCGGGCGTCGATTCGGAGAAGTTCACGGGGTGGGCGTTCGGCATGGGACCGGGACGCATTGCCGATCTGCGATATGGCATTCCCGACATCCGGTTGCTGTACGACTCGGACGTGCGGTTCCTCGAACAGTTCGCGACATGAACGCGTCACACGCGTGGCTGGAATC
The genomic region above belongs to Gemmatimonadaceae bacterium and contains:
- the pheS gene encoding phenylalanine--tRNA ligase subunit alpha, producing MTLDEFLTAVAALETTAQARVGAAGSPAELEAARTELLGRKSGRLTELMRALPGLSAEARRDAGAAVNRLKAALESALEERRAALAAAAPAAPALDRSMPARHQWRGAKHPVTLVVEEIIEIFRELSFTVATGPEAEHDWYNFGALNFPPEHPAMDLHDTLYLSKNALLRTHTSPVQVRTLQSYPPPIRILAPGNAFRRDFFDASHAPVFMQIEGMAVDEGVSFVDLKATLTNFAARFFGATATRFRPSYFPFTEPSAEMDVRCTICGGSGCASCKGTGWMEILGSGMIHPAVLESAGVDSEKFTGWAFGMGPGRIADLRYGIPDIRLLYDSDVRFLEQFAT